In Effusibacillus lacus, one genomic interval encodes:
- a CDS encoding DUF6431 domain-containing protein, with amino-acid sequence MIRIVSLGRTCKNYLRLHGKGQPNLYIHCPHCHRIMNKHGCYKRTVATKHQAIQVPIYRWYCTECRKTLTVLPDFLIPWARFATTVRESAIVRRLQGLSLSQIIQGVASFAVGISAATVKRWWKRHLCQVNRVSLYMAGKLVERGTTQDLFHLYPRGVNPALADTAHWLRSLVQVYASYFSHGMYPLRGYWCWLNTQLPHTDLL; translated from the coding sequence ATGATTAGAATAGTCTCTTTAGGCCGAACATGCAAGAATTATTTACGTTTGCATGGAAAGGGCCAACCAAATTTGTACATCCATTGCCCACATTGTCACAGGATCATGAATAAACATGGTTGCTACAAGCGGACAGTTGCCACAAAACACCAGGCGATTCAAGTTCCAATCTACCGTTGGTATTGCACAGAATGCAGAAAAACGCTGACTGTACTGCCGGATTTCCTCATTCCTTGGGCTCGATTTGCCACCACCGTTCGGGAATCCGCGATTGTACGCAGATTACAAGGCCTAAGCCTCTCTCAAATTATCCAGGGAGTCGCTTCTTTTGCGGTTGGCATTTCAGCTGCTACCGTGAAACGCTGGTGGAAACGGCATCTGTGTCAAGTCAACCGGGTTTCTCTCTATATGGCAGGAAAATTGGTCGAACGCGGTACCACACAGGATCTTTTCCATCTGTATCCCCGTGGGGTCAACCCTGCCCTAGCAGATACCGCCCATTGGCTCCGTAGTCTTGTTCAAGTATATGCCTCTTACTTCTCCCACGGAATGTATCCACTCCGGGGGTATTGGTGCTGGCTGAATACTCAACTCCCTCACACCGACCTCCTGTAA
- a CDS encoding DDE-type integrase/transposase/recombinase codes for MDETKRQEIANFRYGLIAPLVNRKLEPGQQAELLREAASHTYDIPYSSETKVSIRTLERYLQAYRKGGWEALKPSPRADKLQSREIAEDVLQKAMDLKREQPGRSVRQIIAILELAQFVEPGTIKESTLSKQLRRRGLTRKALLQSEANTFRRFEAEYRNACWQGDVQHTLYLPHPDQPGKKKMAYLVVFIDDYSRYVVHGQFYFEERVPRLEDCLKKAILKHGIPEMIYVDNGAIYSSRHFERICGRLGTQLKHTKPGRPQGRGKQEKFFRFVDQSFVPEAYDLIEQGKIQTLTDLNRFFSAWLEVAYHQKVHNSFKQRPADRYKKDEHPIRTIPPHELADVFLLEETRKVDKTGCISLLGQIYEVDAAYAGQTVQVRFDPYDLTEIQVWKDGKRQENARPLRVRSLSSDKRQEEPASPQSPPKTGLNYVELAYEEYQRQTRQEQSGTLQELMQQLEVKQG; via the coding sequence ATGGATGAAACAAAACGCCAGGAGATTGCCAACTTTCGATACGGCCTGATTGCTCCTTTGGTCAATCGGAAGTTAGAGCCTGGTCAACAAGCGGAACTGCTTAGAGAAGCTGCGAGCCACACCTACGATATCCCGTACAGTTCCGAAACGAAAGTCAGCATCCGTACGTTAGAGCGCTATTTACAGGCGTACCGTAAAGGAGGCTGGGAAGCCCTCAAACCTTCACCACGAGCAGACAAGCTGCAGTCAAGAGAGATTGCGGAGGACGTTTTGCAAAAAGCGATGGATTTAAAGCGGGAACAACCTGGCCGTAGCGTTCGACAAATCATTGCGATTCTGGAACTGGCACAATTTGTCGAACCCGGAACCATCAAGGAAAGCACCTTATCCAAGCAACTGCGCCGGCGGGGACTGACACGAAAAGCCCTTTTGCAGTCGGAGGCCAATACGTTCCGGCGATTTGAGGCGGAATACCGGAACGCTTGCTGGCAAGGCGATGTCCAGCACACTCTATACTTGCCCCACCCGGACCAACCCGGAAAGAAAAAAATGGCCTATCTGGTCGTATTTATTGATGATTACAGCCGTTATGTAGTACACGGACAGTTCTACTTCGAAGAACGTGTACCGCGCTTGGAAGACTGCTTGAAAAAGGCGATCTTAAAGCATGGCATACCCGAAATGATTTACGTGGATAATGGAGCGATTTATTCTTCCCGCCATTTTGAGCGTATCTGCGGGCGGCTGGGGACTCAACTGAAACATACCAAACCCGGCCGCCCTCAGGGGCGCGGCAAGCAGGAAAAGTTCTTCCGGTTCGTGGACCAAAGCTTTGTTCCGGAAGCGTACGATCTCATCGAGCAAGGGAAAATCCAGACACTGACCGACCTAAACCGATTCTTTTCTGCTTGGCTGGAAGTCGCCTACCACCAGAAAGTACACAACAGTTTTAAGCAACGACCAGCGGACCGATACAAGAAAGATGAGCATCCCATAAGGACAATTCCTCCACACGAACTCGCAGACGTATTTCTGCTAGAGGAGACTCGAAAGGTGGATAAAACCGGCTGTATTTCACTTTTGGGACAAATCTACGAGGTGGACGCCGCTTATGCAGGACAAACCGTACAAGTCCGGTTTGACCCTTATGATCTGACGGAAATCCAGGTCTGGAAAGACGGCAAAAGACAGGAGAATGCCCGTCCGCTTCGTGTGCGAAGTCTTTCTTCCGATAAACGGCAGGAGGAACCCGCCTCGCCTCAGTCGCCACCTAAAACAGGATTGAACTATGTGGAACTCGCTTACGAGGAATACCAGCGTCAGACACGACAAGAGCAAAGCGGTACGCTGCAGGAACTGATGCAGCAACTGGAGGTGAAACAAGGATGA